CCctcaaaaaaaagcttttgggGGGAGTATAACAAGAATATATATCCCCTGGGAAGTATTGCACACATGTTTCCCTTCAGGTATTACAGACCACCATTATAGGCATAGTCTGCCTTGTTGTGCATGATAAGTTTGTTGTCCACAAAGTAGAAGCTGTCTGATCTGGTCTCGTAAGGTTGCTCCACCATCTGTCGAACTGGAGGGGTAGAAGGACAAAGACAGAAGATCAATGCGAGCATGTTTCATAAAAGCACAGACAAAAGCAGATTAGCACTTACTGAGGTCGTCTGGAAGCTGTGGAAACTCATAAATGTGTTCACATGTGTTGCGGCTGTTAGGGATGCAAAAGCCgaagtcaaagtcaaaatttTTGAGAAGGCGTCCCTGGAAGTAATGCCTCTCAATCATACGAAAGCTGTTAATGGGCCTATCGCCCACTGTGAACTCCACACTGCATAGAAGATACAGAAACAAGAAAATCAACATTTGAAAGTAGTTGTCACGAAGCTTATTGTGCCATCAGAAAGGTACAGTCGGTTCACTTACGTTGCACCAACAGTGTGCAGTTTTAGGAAGGCTGGTGTAAACTGATATCTGACAAAACGACCTGCACTGGTGTCCACATCTCCGCTCTCCTCTTCATTCTCCACCGGACCTGACACAGAAAGCACGGTGAGCTGATTATTGCTAAATACCATCTTGAAATCTTtgtgattaaaaacacagcTCAGATAAAATGGAAAGTTAAATCAGTTGCATTGCAATTAAAGAAATGATGTAAATGCTTCCCAAGAGAAAAACAACCTAGACAGAGCCTCTGAGAATGGAGTGAGGACTTTTCTTTTAATCCTTGGTGGTACTGGACTTAATTGAGTTGTATGCATTGAATCTGTGTTACATTTTGGGATATTAAACTTGGTGTCAAACATCCCACCTACCGCTGTTAGCTGGCTTGGCAATCTCAAACAGTACTATTCCCGTCTCAAGATCTCTGATTTTGAAGCGTGTAAAGTCAATGTTGTAGATATTGTCCTCAGGTCTGCAAAGATAGTCTAGGATACAAAAGAAATGTGAAAGACAGTGAAACACTGAGAGTACTTAGACCACTGAGACTGCAATCAATGAGAAACTAGGATTTCAATATGTGTTCTGCCTTTTGCGCCTTCAGCAGGGGTGAGTAATATTATAGCACAGGCTAAAAGCTTGTCAACAAAGTGTACTGAGAGAGAGCGGGGAAGTCATGCCATTGTTGTCTGGTCCGGGAAAAGACCCAAAACAATGGGCGGCATCAAGCACTAGCTGCAGCTATGGGCTACTGGGTGTCCAAACAATGACTGAGGGGTTTTAACCCAGCTGGAGCAGTTGGTGAAGATAACTCAAGTTTAACAAATAACAAGATCCAAATCATTGGTTAAGGTGACACGTTAGTCGAAACATGTTTAGGATAGTAATTGTTTTTCAGCTACTAGGCTTCCTTGCTAAGCCCCATCTACCACAGGGTGCCCGGGACCCCATCCTTCTAGATGCCACCAAAGTCCTAATTACGCCCATGGACGTACTCTAGCTccataatacataataaaacCTTGCCTGTCTGAGTAATCCTAAATACTTACCAGAGTCGTTTAGATGACTTAGTAGGCGGTATGCTTTATTATCGTTAGCTACAGTTAGCATAGGATACATGGTGTCCGTTCAGTTGTGTGAACCAGCAAATGAAATAAACTCCAAGTTAAAGTGCACATAACGTACCTTCCGTGACAGCCCGGAGTCCCAGGACATGGTCCGGGGTAATATCTCTTCCCAGAGCCCTGAGTTCATCCTCTGTAACTACAGGCCACTTCTCCGTTTGGCTTCGCCTCGACTTCAGCTTCTTTAGCATTCCTCCTGCTGACTTTCTGTCCTTGTTGTTCGTCTCCCTGCCGGTGTCTGCGTCCATCTGCCCTTTGCTGGCTGTCTGAGACGGTTTGCTTCGAGAACCGTTCATAACGTACACCGTAACAACAATGAAAAGAGTTGCTGTGCTTTTTAATTTGGAAACGACTTGACAAACTGGGGGTGTAATTTCAAGATGGCGTGAAACGTGTGTGGGGAACGGAAATGTGAGaatttgattggctgagaaCGATGGAGGTTGTCATAGTTACCAAATGGGTATGAATGGTTTACTGTGTAGGTCCTCCCGTTCTGTGTTTGACGGTGTCTGTTGCGTTATTcctcacacacaacaatgatCTGCCTTAGACTGGGTCAAGTTTACACATTCATCTACAATTTAACGCTGACATGCAGTGTCTTTGTTTCCCGTTTGTAAACGGTTTACGTGAGTCTTTCCATAGAACATGACAGATTCGTGCTGCCCCGTGAATAGTGTCAGGTACATCCAACAGCGCCATGAATGGCCAGCGCGAGGCGCTAGTGCACCAATCGGAACAGCAGCTAGCTGTGTTGACGGAAGTTCCCACAGAAGAAGAGCGGAACAGCAATGGTGCGCGTGAAGTCGAGGTAATGTTCTCTTTACCATTTAGtcatatctgtgtgtttgcaaagACTTTCTGATGTACTCGCTTTGTTGGCAGGTATTTATTGTGTGAGGTCAACGTGTCGGACAGAAGCAGCCTGTTGCTGCTGGATGACCGGGCTGTTGCAGCGACAGTAAAGTCAGTGGTGGCCCGCACACACGGCGACTACGGAGCAGCTATGTGCACCATCGGATTCTCTGGTAAGAAGCAAAAGaataacatgtttttgactAATTATAGGGACACCAACGTTGGAAAATAATCGGTGCAAGTATCAGGACTGTAGTCAAACTTGAAATTGGCATAAGTGCCTATACTGCTGCATGAACGTATCAAAACGTTCCCATACTCTCTGTGTAACTGATAATTAAATGGTTTGAATTTTTGACCTGTAAAACAGATGAGTTTAACGAGTTTTTTCTGTTTAGGAAAATGTGTAATAATGAGGATGACATGAGGATGTTGTAATGTTCActgacctctctgtgttttttcctgtttctattTAGTCAAGTATCTTAATGCTCATACTGGAATAGTATTACTACGTTTCCCCAAAAGATGTTACAGACTTCTGTGGTCTGCATTGCCATTCATTACCAGTATTGAAACCCGTGGGCAAAAAATCCCATGTTTTCTGAACTGTTTGCATGTGGGAGGTAAGAAAAACACCCAACATGTGAGTGACAATAATTCAAGCATAGCTTTGAGTATTCATAACTATTTATTGAATGCTAGTCTAATTTAAGGATTTTGTTTTAGGAACAATTAGAACATGTCAGAAATTTCTGATCAGATACAACACCCAGCAGCTTCATCGAATGCTCCCTAGATGTAAAAATGAAGGTAAGGGAATAAATGTTATAAAGTTTGGTATGTCTgaaataattcattttttttaaagaaaattacaTTGGTTGACTAGAATTTTTAGTATGAGCTAACACCATGTTTTTGTGCTtccctttttccttctttcatttacagaagaaaaacagcagattcGCAAAGCAATTCTAAGCTGCTCTCTAACAATAGGAAAAAGGGAAGCATTTGAAGATGAAGCAGAGAGcgaggaagatgaagatgaataaCTGCACAATACATCTGAAGCTGTTTTGTTGCTGGATTGCTGGTTGCGATCATTTGTTGCTACCAGACTAATAGAAAGGGATAATGGATGCAAATGGAGAAATGCAGACCTAAGACTGTGCATTTGCTTGTCAAACGACTACCTGGAAGTCTGTCTACAGCAGATGAAGACTGTCACACATTTATCACATTAACGGTTTAGGTGAGGTCGCCTATTTGATCCTCAGAACatttgaaaaataataaaaccctTAGTTGCCTCTTATACATAAAACTATAACTGAAAGAGCATGTTATAGTGTTATATAGTAAGAAGATTTATGttgtattgattttattttgtatatacAGTTGTGTGCTTTTCTGTATTTTGTTTGAAATTAAagcactgtttttttaatatagtgTCCTAAATATTACACCATGCATACAGCCTTTTAGcattaataataatcaataatataGATAGTAAAAATATGTTATTACGGATAAATGTATAACTACATGCTGTAAGATGATATGGCATAAATAGTACTAGGATTTTATTTCCGCTGCAAAAATTCAGCAAGATAATACTTTAAGCAAACCTATCTTCTTAGCCTTGAAACCCTGTAAttactacatttcccatgatgTCTTTCGAGCCGTACTCTAAATAGTTTCGCAGGCAACGTAACAAACATCCGGGTCTCGCAGGTTCTTTCTGGCGACCCGTCGCCATTAGTGAGAGCTCGTTGTATTGGATATATTTTTTGGTTAAAATCTTCAAACTGTCGCGTTTTCCAGCCGTTGGAAAACCCCTAACGCCTTGTTAAGGGCATACCATTTTCCTTAACAAGAAAAAATCTTAAATCCGGGGGGTCTTGGCCCCGCGTGGCGAGCTTTCGTCCTCTCTTCTTACAGCCTGCATAACTTGAGACGCCGATACCGTGTCTCTTATTTTTCTCTCGGTTTGTTTAATTGACAAGATGTCGCCGTAATGGGGTCTCCGCGTTTGATAGAAATGAATCAGGGCCTTCGTCGCCTGACCCGCACTCACTGCAGCCCGTTTTCCTCCTTCGGTTTTCTGTTTGATGCTAGAGAGCTCGGGGGCTCTCTATCCGGAGCTTGGCCTCAATACCGTTCAGTGCACGGAGACAAACATGGAGAAAAATCCCAACAGCAGCACCAGTACCAAGGTTCCGCCCCGTTCCAGCTCCACAGGCCCACCGCCTGGCGAATCTAAACCCAAAACAGGTGAAAACAGCCCACAAAACATAATGTCAGCTAGTGTTGGTAAACTGAGTGTGCGCTCTGAGAGCTAATCGCTCTTTGCCCTGTGGCCTGTTGGGGCCTAGCTGCACTGCAGAGGTTGTTTATCTGGTGTGGCTGACGCCGTCAAAACATTTGACCCACAGTCAGAGAGGCGGCTGATACATACAAGGAGTGCAGATCATGCATGTATTAACGTTTGTCATGTTTCAATCCAACAACACAGTGAATCAGTTAAATTCTGTTATACTTATATCATTGACCAGTCtgcattatatttttgttgatttATATTCTATTTGAATACTTGTGAATCATCTCTTACATAGGAATGAAAATTAGTTGTGGGCTCTGTGTAGTTTATTTATGTAAACtactaatatattttttttggttttacacCATTTTCCACAATGGCAAGATTTAACTGTGTTTACATGCCTTTTTGTGTTCTTACACCTAATTCTCCTTTCAGAAAGTAAAAACAATGGAGGCTCCAAGCGCTACAGCCGCAAGCGTGAGCCTTCATTTCCTAAAGCCGACAGTTTCCCTGGCCCTCGTCGCACCAATTCACAGAAAAGCAAGAATTTTGACAAGAGACCCCCTCAGAGAGGTGGAGGACGACAGTATGGAGTTACAGGTGGAGGACGACGTGAGGAGgtttgtattttctttattcGTTCTTAGgtttatatgattttttttaaagtcataGACTACTAACATAATACAGCTACAATACATCGTTAGAAATGGCTAAATCCTTATCCATGTGGTTTTTTTTAGGTAGCAGAGACGCGCCGGGCCGAGTTTAGCCCGGCTCAATTTGCTGGACCGAAGAAAATAAGCCTGAACCACCTGTTGAACTTCACCTTTGAACCCCGTGGAGGTAACGGTGGTGTCGGAGATGGAGGCCACTCCTGCTGGGGCCGCCGAAACAAATggggacacaaacacaagcccTTCAATAAGGAGCTTTTTCTGCAGGCCAAGTGAGCATCGCCCTCAGAGAGAAGATGGTATGATTTGGAGAGGCCGGTCATGTGGGAGtcacactgtatttgtgtgtttcagttgcCAGTTTGTGGTGACGGATGACCAGGATTACAAGGCTCACTTCACTGATCCTGACACTCTGGTCAACTGGGACTGTGTGCAGCAAGTGGTGAGcatgaatgtttttcttttctttaacaCATTTAATTACTTTAGGAAATTAGCTTGTATAAATCTTGTTGGGAAAGTACATATTGACAAAGATTTCTGTATATCTGCAGCGCATCTATAGCCATGAGGTGCCATCTTGCCCCATCTGCCTCTACCCTCCTGTGACAGCCCGCATCACCCGATGTGGACACATCTTCTGTTGGCCATGTATGCTGCACTACCTGTCTCTTGGTGACAAGAGCTGGTCCAAGTGCCCCATCTGCTATGAGGCCGTGCACATCGCTGACCTGAAGAGGTAAGTTAGACGGGGAGCAAAGCGGTGTTTTCTGAGCTGAAGTTTAAGGTCGGTGTTAGTTTATTGGTCGGGGTGTTCGTGGTCACTGATGGGCTGCTTCTGATGTTACAGCGTGGTTGCTATGGAGACCAGGCAGTATGCAGTTGGTGATGTGATCACCATGCGCCTGATGAAGAGGGAAAAGGGGGCTTTGGTAGCCATGCCAAGTTCTCAGtgggtgaaggtggaggagccTGTTTGCTTTGGAGGTAAGAGGCAGGTGCAATTCAAACAGTGATACTAAAACTCAAGAGACTGAACAGACATCCGGCAACAGACTGACAGAATTATTTATAAAACCTTTGTGACAAACTTCATTTAACCTAAATGTGTGTTATCCCAGATACATGTTTGAGTCCGTACtccaagctgctgctgacctCCCCAGCGCAGGCCCTCAGCCTGGTGGCAGAGGAGAAGGCAGTGTTGCAGGCTCAGTTTAGCCAGGAGGAGGATGCCCAAGGATGCTTCATCCAGAGAGCCCTTTGTCTATTGCAGGTAAAGCTCCACATCTGACGGGTGCAACAAGTCAGTCTAAAGCCGTGCAGGGTCTCCTAATTTAAATGTGCTTAAAATACTTGATTACAGATAAACAGATGTGAACTGaaaatatctgtgtttgtgttttaggaaCGAGAGGAAATGctgctgaagcagcagaaaGCAAATGCAGACAGCCTTGACTtgtcttctctgactctgaaAGAACCTCCTCCTCCCATGGAGGAAGTGGTGACTGACATTAGCAGTGCCAAGGCAAGTCTAACGATGCACATTTTTgctcctttcattttttttgactGTTGAAGGTAATGAGATAATGAGATTGCAGATTCTTCCCTGCAAGTAGAATTTTGCTGTTCACGTATTGTACCTCCATAATCATATTGTCATCAATCTCGTCTTCCTAGCCTGTGCTGAAGTACTCCTCTGCATTTGATGATGAGGTGGCAGAGCTTGTagatgatgctgctgcagagctgccagGTATTCCTGAAACCATTCTGGAGAGTGTGCTGGAGGAGCCTCCTGTAGCTGGAATTGATTCAAACCAGTCCCAGGGTGATGAGGAGAGCCTTGCCACCCAAACAGAGTCTGGCCGCCCCTCAACCAACGTGGTGCATGGACCTTACTACTATTTCTACCAAGGTGGGTAACTTTCTGCACTAGTTTTCAAACCATGAGTGAATTATTTATAACACAAATGCTGGCATCAGGTAGTTACATTTAGTCAGGATTACTTCTCACTGTGCCTCAGAAGGATAACATTCTGACCATATTTTCCCGCTGATGTCCAAGTGTATTTATCATAATTCTGCCTCCAGCTGATGACTGCCAGCAGATGTTCCTGCATCCCGTGAATGTACGCTGTTTGTTGCGTGAATACGGCAGCTTGGAAGCCAGTCCTGATTCTATCACTGCCACCGTTGTGGAGATAGAGGGCCACACAGTCACTGAGGTCAGCAaccaaagaaacacaaaaacataacattcatttaaaacagTTATGTTTTTGACTGATCTATCTTGTGCCGCCTTGTTGCAGGAGATCCGACGTCGGCATCGCTATTTGGCTCATCTGCCTCTCACATGTGAGTTCAGCATCTGTGAGTTAGCCCTACAGCCGTCAGTCGTGTCCAAAGAAACACTGGACATGTTTGCAGGTTAGAACAATTTAACCTTGCTATCAGATTTTATATGTGTATAAAAatcatgttttcattcattgttTGGATATCTTTTCAAACTTGTAGAGGACTTGGAGAAGAGAAAGCGTCTGAGGCAGAAGAAGGCGAGGGATGAGAAACGTAGAGAGAAGCGGATTGAGATAGAGGAGAACAAGAAGCAGGGGAAATGTAAGTACAGTTGATGAAATACTGGACATTGGGTTTAAAAACGACTTATTGTAAAACACATCGAGATCCATTATACCATACTAGACCTTTTATAACTGTGTGTCCCTCAGATCCCGAGGTGCATATCGGACTAGAGAATCTTCAGCATTTCCCAGCATTTGGTTCTCCACCTCACAACAGCAGCCCCCCAGTTCAACCTGACTTCACGTTCGCCCCTCCTTCACCCCTCAGCAGCAGTCCTTCCTCTGGTAAGAAAGCACTTCCATCTGCCATTTGTTTGtgatcatttttttccttgtcACATTGCTGTGTGATTTCTGTTTGAAGATGATGATCATCCTTCTCACTTCCTTTCTCGGTTGTTTCAGATGGATTAAGTTTCCCAAACCTGAATGGGCCGTCGCCCACTGTGGGTAGTGTGGAGGAAGATTCTCATTGCATGTCCTTTGCACAGGTGTGTATATTAACAGTACCCACTGTGTTTGACATAAGGGGAAGTGCATCACATAATTTAAACTGCCTTGTACCTGGCTGTGTCCTGTTTAGATGCTAAGAGATGGGAAGGCCAGAGTTGATGCTGGGCCCAGGATCACTCCAAAGAAAGGTAGTGAAAGATGTGGTGGTGTTGAGGTTTATCACAATAATAATAGTATATATACCGTAACTGGTATTTCGAGAGCTGACATAGACCACTCATTGTTGCATCAGTCATTTGCACATTATATGTGCATTGCTGTGTACATGCATTGATGATATGCTTGTAACAGTTGTTACACTTTTAACCTCTGGAAGATTGTGCATTATGCATTCCTGTAAATCTGGTTTTTGCAGTTCAGTAGTGCAACACCCTGAAGGCTTCATGAATTCAGTATTGTGTCTTGTCTATTGCAGACACACTGCTGGCTCCCCCAGCTGCAGACAGCGATGGTGAGAGCGACGGGTCAGATCGCATCCCCGTGCCCAGTTTTCAGAACTCTTTCAGCCAGGCTTTTGAGAAGGCACTTATGCAGCTGGACAATGGTGCAGCTTCCCCTCCACAACCTGTGGTTGAACCAGGTTTGAACCCTCTAAAAGTCATCCgtgcctgtttgtttttcacatgGAGCCAGGTTTTCTtagattgttttatttttttgctaatCTTTGGCTCGTTCTCTTTCAGAtgaaaaaggaggaaagaagaaaaagaagaagcagaaacttcTGTTCAGCACATCCATGGTTCACACAAAGTAGACGGCACTGGAGTTCATTTAATCACATTGTTTCTTGAGATCTTCCCACCGCTTGTGTTTTTACTTCCATGCAGGTCTTTCTGGGCAATATAAGGAAGGAGCTGTTCTAGTATGTAGCCAATGCTGTTTTAGACATTGCTCCATTGGCTTGATCCACAGTTGGGGTGTTTTCCCATCAGTTAAATTCAATTTGTTGTTGTACTACTAG
The genomic region above belongs to Parambassis ranga chromosome 9, fParRan2.1, whole genome shotgun sequence and contains:
- the rnf10 gene encoding E3 ubiquitin-protein ligase RNF10 isoform X2 is translated as MLESSGALYPELGLNTVQCTETNMEKNPNSSTSTKVPPRSSSTGPPPGESKPKTESKNNGGSKRYSRKREPSFPKADSFPGPRRTNSQKSKNFDKRPPQRGGGRQYGVTGGGRREEVAETRRAEFSPAQFAGPKKISLNHLLNFTFEPRGGNGGVGDGGHSCWGRRNKWGHKHKPFNKELFLQANCQFVVTDDQDYKAHFTDPDTLVNWDCVQQVRIYSHEVPSCPICLYPPVTARITRCGHIFCWPCMLHYLSLGDKSWSKCPICYEAVHIADLKSVVAMETRQYAVGDVITMRLMKREKGALVAMPSSQWVKVEEPVCFGDTCLSPYSKLLLTSPAQALSLVAEEKAVLQAQFSQEEDAQGCFIQRALCLLQEREEMLLKQQKANADSLDLSSLTLKEPPPPMEEVVTDISSAKPVLKYSSAFDDEVAELVDDAAAELPGIPETILESVLEEPPVAGIDSNQSQGDEESLATQTESGRPSTNVVHGPYYYFYQADDCQQMFLHPVNVRCLLREYGSLEASPDSITATVVEIEGHTVTEEIRRRHRYLAHLPLTCEFSICELALQPSVVSKETLDMFAEDLEKRKRLRQKKARDEKRREKRIEIEENKKQGKYPEVHIGLENLQHFPAFGSPPHNSSPPVQPDFTFAPPSPLSSSPSSDGLSFPNLNGPSPTVGSVEEDSHCMSFAQMLRDGKARVDAGPRITPKKDTLLAPPAADSDGESDGSDRIPVPSFQNSFSQAFEKALMQLDNGAASPPQPVVEPDEKGGKKKKKKQKLLFSTSMVHTK
- the unc119b gene encoding protein unc-119 homolog B, translated to MNGSRSKPSQTASKGQMDADTGRETNNKDRKSAGGMLKKLKSRRSQTEKWPVVTEDELRALGRDITPDHVLGLRAVTEDYLCRPEDNIYNIDFTRFKIRDLETGIVLFEIAKPANSGPVENEEESGDVDTSAGRFVRYQFTPAFLKLHTVGATVEFTVGDRPINSFRMIERHYFQGRLLKNFDFDFGFCIPNSRNTCEHIYEFPQLPDDLIRQMVEQPYETRSDSFYFVDNKLIMHNKADYAYNGGL
- the rnf10 gene encoding E3 ubiquitin-protein ligase RNF10 isoform X1, with amino-acid sequence MLESSGALYPELGLNTVQCTETNMEKNPNSSTSTKVPPRSSSTGPPPGESKPKTESKNNGGSKRYSRKREPSFPKADSFPGPRRTNSQKSKNFDKRPPQRGGGRQYGVTGGGRREEVAETRRAEFSPAQFAGPKKISLNHLLNFTFEPRGGNGGVGDGGHSCWGRRNKWGHKHKPFNKELFLQANCQFVVTDDQDYKAHFTDPDTLVNWDCVQQVRIYSHEVPSCPICLYPPVTARITRCGHIFCWPCMLHYLSLGDKSWSKCPICYEAVHIADLKSVVAMETRQYAVGDVITMRLMKREKGALVAMPSSQWVKVEEPVCFGDTCLSPYSKLLLTSPAQALSLVAEEKAVLQAQFSQEEDAQGCFIQRALCLLQEREEMLLKQQKANADSLDLSSLTLKEPPPPMEEVVTDISSAKPVLKYSSAFDDEVAELVDDAAAELPGIPETILESVLEEPPVAGIDSNQSQGDEESLATQTESGRPSTNVVHGPYYYFYQADDCQQMFLHPVNVRCLLREYGSLEASPDSITATVVEIEGHTVTEEIRRRHRYLAHLPLTCEFSICELALQPSVVSKETLDMFAEDLEKRKRLRQKKARDEKRREKRIEIEENKKQGKYPEVHIGLENLQHFPAFGSPPHNSSPPVQPDFTFAPPSPLSSSPSSVVSDGLSFPNLNGPSPTVGSVEEDSHCMSFAQMLRDGKARVDAGPRITPKKDTLLAPPAADSDGESDGSDRIPVPSFQNSFSQAFEKALMQLDNGAASPPQPVVEPDEKGGKKKKKKQKLLFSTSMVHTK
- the pop5 gene encoding ribonuclease P/MRP protein subunit POP5; this translates as MVRVKSRYLLCEVNVSDRSSLLLLDDRAVAATVKSVVARTHGDYGAAMCTIGFSVKYLNAHTGIVLLRFPKRCYRLLWSALPFITSIETRGQKIPCFLNCLHVGGTIRTCQKFLIRYNTQQLHRMLPRCKNEEEKQQIRKAILSCSLTIGKREAFEDEAESEEDEDE